In Natrinema amylolyticum, the following are encoded in one genomic region:
- a CDS encoding DUF502 domain-containing protein, with protein sequence MASWKRDFASGLIVLVPILITLYAIYWLYGLVAGLTPGLILDPTALEAFIPGDSEQAVQTREQVAQFLRVIVALTVFIILTFSVGYLMRTTVGGLVERLVDNIANRVPVIRVVYNASKMAAETAFGEQESLQKPVKLETWEGLRMTAFKTGKVADDGREVLFLPTSPNITTGYVIEVEPDRITELDEDVEDALTRVLSAGFGDANHRGMDAGISIDVVDEARTDGGNGDERTNGTDGD encoded by the coding sequence ATGGCTTCGTGGAAACGGGATTTCGCCAGCGGACTGATCGTCCTGGTCCCGATCCTCATTACGCTCTACGCGATCTACTGGCTCTACGGCCTCGTCGCCGGTCTGACGCCCGGCCTCATTCTCGATCCGACCGCGCTCGAGGCGTTCATCCCCGGCGACAGCGAACAGGCAGTCCAGACCCGCGAGCAGGTCGCGCAGTTCCTCCGCGTGATCGTCGCGCTGACCGTTTTCATCATTCTGACGTTCTCCGTGGGCTATCTTATGCGGACGACCGTCGGGGGGCTCGTCGAACGGCTCGTCGACAACATTGCGAACCGCGTGCCCGTGATCCGCGTCGTCTACAACGCCTCGAAGATGGCCGCCGAGACGGCCTTCGGCGAGCAGGAATCGCTCCAGAAACCCGTCAAACTCGAGACGTGGGAGGGGCTCCGGATGACGGCGTTCAAGACGGGGAAGGTGGCCGACGACGGCCGCGAGGTGCTCTTCTTGCCGACCTCGCCCAACATCACGACCGGCTACGTCATCGAGGTCGAACCCGATCGAATCACCGAACTCGACGAGGACGTTGAGGACGCGCTGACGCGCGTGTTGAGCGCCGGATTCGGCGACGCTAACCACCGCGGCATGGACGCCGGCATCTCGATCGACGTGGTCGACGAGGCCAGAACCGACGGTGGGAACGGAGACGAGCGGACGAACGGAACCGACGGCGACTAA
- a CDS encoding stage II sporulation protein M → MALSDFVAAVVAVLRRRPGDLLPMYVLGVAITAIVRVVPFAAIGVAYLYLATTGRLDAIRTQLADLDPPPTDPTADPEEFDAWASGLEPVFDQVLTPPLLALAAVTVVVSVALFVLLSAAVSAGQLATCYGRLRNDRGLVAGLAGARRYWLRFLGLFALEFLCWGVVLGTVGIGAALLAGAVSLATGSTAGSVLVALLAGLVAVVLLVVVRALFAFAPVAIVIDDAGVFESVRSAGGFVRAQPVEAVFYYVIALLSIIGLSTVTGLLSLVDVVTAGSLLSVLVLLPALDLLKTAVYCDYRERLRPPDSPTGSLRGQLWAGLRRGWAEMTSFIRTTPGTHALVVALGVLGFWIGWAAAGSYVGAFETSISARLVGWLPPAMAVELFGNNWLVALTTAYAGIALAIPAIVSLLFNGVALGITARLEVDPTELVAFVVPHGIIEIPAILVASALGISVGVSAWRTWRGRAGRAALADALERAFWVLVGVGILLAIAAVIEAFVSPYYYRLFL, encoded by the coding sequence ATGGCCCTCTCCGATTTCGTCGCCGCCGTCGTCGCCGTCCTCCGCCGCCGCCCGGGCGACCTCCTTCCGATGTACGTCCTCGGCGTCGCGATCACCGCGATCGTACGCGTCGTCCCCTTCGCTGCGATCGGCGTCGCCTACCTCTATCTCGCGACGACCGGTCGGCTGGACGCGATTCGGACCCAGCTGGCCGACCTGGATCCCCCGCCGACCGATCCGACCGCCGATCCCGAGGAGTTCGACGCGTGGGCCAGCGGCCTCGAGCCGGTCTTCGATCAAGTACTGACACCACCGCTGCTCGCCCTCGCTGCGGTGACGGTGGTCGTCAGCGTCGCGCTGTTCGTCCTGCTGTCGGCCGCCGTCTCCGCGGGACAGCTCGCGACCTGTTACGGCCGGTTGCGAAACGACCGTGGGCTCGTGGCCGGGCTCGCGGGAGCCCGCCGCTACTGGCTGCGGTTTCTCGGACTCTTCGCGCTCGAGTTCCTCTGCTGGGGCGTCGTGCTCGGCACCGTCGGGATCGGGGCCGCGCTGTTGGCCGGCGCGGTTTCGCTCGCGACCGGGTCGACAGCGGGGTCCGTTTTGGTCGCCCTGCTCGCGGGTCTCGTGGCGGTCGTCCTCCTCGTCGTCGTTCGGGCGCTGTTCGCGTTCGCGCCGGTCGCGATCGTCATCGACGACGCGGGCGTCTTCGAATCGGTCCGAAGCGCCGGCGGATTCGTCCGCGCACAGCCGGTGGAGGCGGTCTTCTACTACGTCATCGCGCTCCTGTCGATCATCGGGCTGTCGACGGTCACCGGCCTGCTCTCGCTCGTCGACGTCGTCACGGCCGGCTCGCTGCTCTCGGTGTTGGTCCTCCTTCCGGCACTGGATCTGCTGAAAACGGCCGTCTACTGCGACTATCGTGAGAGACTGAGACCGCCGGACTCACCGACGGGTTCGCTTCGCGGCCAGCTCTGGGCCGGACTCCGCCGCGGCTGGGCCGAAATGACGTCGTTCATTCGGACGACGCCGGGAACGCACGCCCTCGTCGTCGCCCTCGGCGTCCTCGGGTTCTGGATCGGCTGGGCGGCCGCCGGCTCCTACGTCGGGGCGTTCGAGACGTCGATCTCGGCCCGCCTCGTCGGCTGGCTCCCGCCGGCGATGGCGGTCGAACTGTTCGGCAACAACTGGCTGGTCGCGCTCACGACGGCCTACGCCGGTATCGCCCTCGCGATCCCGGCGATCGTCTCGTTACTGTTCAACGGCGTCGCCCTGGGGATCACCGCTCGCCTCGAGGTCGATCCGACCGAACTCGTCGCCTTCGTCGTCCCCCACGGTATCATCGAGATTCCGGCGATCCTCGTCGCCAGCGCGCTCGGGATCTCCGTCGGCGTCAGCGCCTGGCGGACGTGGCGGGGTCGCGCCGGACGAGCGGCCCTCGCGGACGCGCTCGAGCGGGCGTTCTGGGTGCTCGTCGGCGTCGGCATTCTGCTGGCGATCGCGGCCGTCATTGAAGCGTTCGTGAGTCCGTACTACTATCGGCTGTTCCTCTGA
- a CDS encoding DUF7351 domain-containing protein → MAGTRLTPAIDLDGISPDEAFTILGNEIRLDIIRVLWHADAAHKYDDVSDTAETISFSELRRQVDVDDNGKFNYHLSQLAPHFVRQTDDGYRLSSAGKQIARTVIAVSGAEDLDFSADLEQDCPLCDAPMMATYEDQWLRISCTECDGMFGDKAPRDSVFFSSYPAAGLTDRTPDEALATGFYRCMLDIAYMMRDVCRECAGSISASVSVCETHQVREGKPCPHCGTRFPVWAEQRCDTCGFAKNLPIEPFVMSLTPVIGFLDDQGIDVLAPSFDEVIDLLQTRFQTAVTDDPFRVTVTVEGEATTLTVSLDDDMNVVGIDGQPSV, encoded by the coding sequence ATGGCTGGAACCCGGTTGACACCAGCAATCGATCTAGACGGTATTTCCCCGGACGAGGCCTTTACCATCCTGGGCAACGAGATCCGGTTAGACATCATTCGCGTGCTCTGGCACGCCGATGCCGCCCACAAATACGACGACGTCTCCGATACCGCCGAGACAATATCGTTCTCGGAACTACGTCGTCAGGTCGACGTTGACGACAACGGGAAATTCAACTACCACCTCTCGCAACTGGCCCCCCACTTCGTTCGGCAAACCGACGACGGGTACCGGTTGAGCAGTGCCGGCAAGCAGATCGCCAGAACCGTAATCGCCGTCTCGGGTGCGGAAGACCTCGACTTCTCCGCCGACCTCGAGCAGGACTGTCCGCTGTGTGACGCGCCCATGATGGCGACCTACGAGGACCAGTGGCTTCGGATCAGTTGTACCGAGTGTGACGGGATGTTCGGCGACAAGGCGCCACGGGACTCTGTCTTCTTTTCGAGCTACCCGGCTGCAGGGCTGACGGATCGGACCCCCGACGAGGCACTCGCAACCGGATTCTACCGGTGTATGTTGGATATCGCCTACATGATGCGCGATGTCTGTCGGGAGTGTGCGGGCTCCATCTCGGCGTCGGTTTCGGTCTGTGAGACACATCAGGTTCGGGAGGGGAAACCATGTCCGCACTGTGGGACACGATTCCCCGTTTGGGCAGAACAGCGGTGTGATACCTGCGGATTCGCGAAGAATCTGCCCATCGAACCGTTCGTCATGAGTCTCACACCCGTAATTGGATTCCTCGACGACCAGGGAATCGACGTGCTCGCTCCCTCCTTCGACGAAGTCATCGACTTGCTTCAGACCCGCTTCCAGACGGCCGTCACGGATGATCCGTTCCGCGTGACCGTCACCGTCGAGGGTGAAGCGACGACGCTCACCGTTTCACTGGACGACGACATGAACGTCGTCGGTATCGACGGACAGCCGTCAGTCTGA
- a CDS encoding branched-chain amino acid transaminase, translating to MGFDEMDVDTIWMDGEFVDWDDAEIHVLTHGLHYGSGVFEGARCYDTENGPALFRWEEHLDRLYQSAKPYDMDIEFTKDELTEATKELIKRQELPSCYVRPIAYYGYNSLGVSPKDCPTRTAVAVWPWGAYLGEEALENGIDVMISSWRKHASSQIPTNAKTTGLYVNSMLAGEEARRNGYAEAIVLNKEGNVAEGPGENIFLVRDDEIYTPGLSESILDGITRDSVIRIAEEQGYTVHDNVSISRGELNTADELFFTGSAAEVTPIRKVDNVVIGNGSRGPVTEEIQQQFFDIVEQAPEEYDEWFEYVDV from the coding sequence ATGGGATTCGACGAGATGGACGTCGACACGATTTGGATGGACGGCGAGTTCGTCGACTGGGACGACGCCGAGATCCACGTGCTCACGCACGGACTCCACTACGGGTCGGGCGTCTTCGAAGGGGCGCGCTGTTACGACACCGAAAACGGGCCGGCGCTGTTCCGCTGGGAAGAGCATCTGGACCGCCTCTATCAGTCCGCGAAACCGTACGACATGGACATCGAGTTCACGAAGGACGAACTCACCGAGGCGACGAAAGAGCTCATCAAGCGCCAAGAGCTCCCCTCCTGTTACGTCCGGCCGATCGCCTACTACGGCTACAACTCGCTGGGCGTCAGCCCGAAGGACTGTCCCACCCGGACCGCCGTCGCCGTCTGGCCGTGGGGCGCCTACCTCGGCGAGGAGGCCCTCGAGAACGGGATCGACGTGATGATCTCCTCGTGGCGAAAACACGCCTCGAGCCAGATTCCGACCAACGCCAAGACCACCGGCCTCTACGTCAACAGCATGCTCGCGGGCGAGGAGGCGCGCCGGAACGGCTACGCGGAAGCGATCGTCCTCAACAAGGAGGGCAACGTCGCTGAAGGCCCCGGCGAGAACATCTTCCTCGTGCGCGACGACGAGATCTACACGCCCGGCCTGTCGGAATCGATCCTCGACGGCATCACTCGAGATTCCGTCATTCGGATCGCCGAAGAGCAGGGTTACACCGTCCACGACAACGTCTCCATCTCGCGCGGCGAGCTCAACACCGCCGACGAACTGTTCTTCACCGGCTCCGCCGCCGAAGTCACGCCCATCCGAAAGGTCGACAACGTCGTCATCGGGAACGGCTCTCGCGGCCCCGTCACCGAGGAAATTCAACAGCAGTTCTTCGACATCGTCGAACAGGCCCCCGAAGAGTACGACGAGTGGTTCGAGTACGTCGACGTGTGA
- a CDS encoding cupin domain-containing protein — protein sequence MSKLKTLSLDELELVGVTQSDSEMNVNVNFPFSPAFPATTGMELEGGHNVVYFEIEPGKELGTHTDSPEELIICLDGDEVEAWTGDATGTISAGDLAVIPPMAPHGFRNTGDVTARFLGVFSDSTTVSEFEADLEPFGERTVKA from the coding sequence ATGTCCAAACTCAAAACACTCAGCCTCGACGAACTCGAGCTCGTTGGAGTGACGCAATCGGACTCGGAGATGAACGTGAACGTGAACTTCCCGTTCTCACCGGCGTTCCCAGCGACGACCGGGATGGAACTCGAGGGTGGCCACAACGTCGTCTACTTCGAGATCGAACCTGGGAAGGAACTCGGGACCCACACGGACAGCCCCGAGGAACTCATCATCTGTCTCGATGGCGACGAAGTCGAGGCCTGGACTGGGGACGCGACGGGAACCATCAGTGCCGGCGACCTGGCGGTTATTCCGCCGATGGCTCCGCACGGGTTCCGCAATACCGGTGACGTGACGGCCCGGTTCCTGGGCGTCTTCTCGGATAGTACCACCGTCTCCGAGTTCGAAGCGGACCTCGAACCGTTCGGGGAACGAACCGTCAAGGCGTAG
- a CDS encoding MFS transporter, translating into MSLEQERSDEAADPLDPFRQFLALERDVLVLSAAMFAFSLGFQMTNRYMAEYMSALGASAVVIGLFGSFGNVISAVYPYPGGAISDRIGSRYALTAFGLCSTVGFGIWLVAPAFADVSIGPTSLVIVAIFLGLLLAQAWKSFGLGATFAIVKQSVPPSQLAAGFASTETFRRAAFLVGPLFAAALFYPFGSSDGEIVTAFQFILLVAVAFGVLGTVVQHVLYRPEDDVGKAFEGVSQLLADLRSMPDELRPLLIGDTLVRFANGMVYVFFVIVVTRFLEVGLTLSLPAIGTVSLSPQSYFGILLGIEMLVALLTMLPAAKAAERIGLKPVVALGFAVYAIFPIMLINAPADAAVLAGLFAFSGLRFAGLPAHKALIVGPAETGAGGRVTGAYYLLRNLIVIPSAALGGLLWEGVTNPLTDTQVFTGDPTVAFGLATAIGLVGTAYFVVFGEEFAAYR; encoded by the coding sequence ATGAGCCTCGAACAGGAGCGATCGGACGAGGCGGCCGATCCCCTGGACCCGTTCCGGCAGTTCCTCGCGCTCGAGCGGGACGTGCTCGTCCTCTCGGCGGCGATGTTCGCGTTCAGTCTCGGCTTCCAGATGACCAATCGGTATATGGCCGAGTACATGTCGGCGCTCGGCGCGTCGGCGGTCGTCATCGGCCTGTTCGGGTCCTTCGGGAACGTCATCAGCGCCGTCTACCCCTATCCGGGCGGGGCGATCTCGGATCGCATCGGGTCGCGGTACGCCCTGACCGCGTTCGGCCTCTGCTCGACGGTCGGCTTCGGAATCTGGCTGGTCGCGCCCGCGTTCGCCGACGTCTCGATCGGTCCGACGTCGCTGGTGATCGTCGCGATCTTTCTCGGACTGCTCCTCGCACAGGCCTGGAAGTCTTTCGGGCTCGGAGCCACCTTCGCCATCGTCAAGCAGTCGGTACCGCCCTCGCAGCTGGCCGCCGGCTTCGCGAGCACCGAGACGTTCCGCCGGGCGGCGTTTCTCGTGGGCCCCCTGTTCGCCGCGGCGCTGTTCTATCCGTTCGGCTCGAGCGACGGTGAGATCGTCACCGCGTTTCAGTTCATCCTGCTCGTCGCGGTCGCCTTCGGTGTGCTCGGAACTGTCGTCCAGCACGTCCTCTATCGGCCGGAAGACGACGTCGGCAAGGCGTTCGAAGGCGTCTCGCAGCTACTGGCGGATCTCCGATCGATGCCGGACGAACTCCGGCCCCTACTGATCGGCGACACGCTCGTTCGCTTCGCCAACGGGATGGTCTACGTCTTCTTCGTCATCGTCGTCACTCGCTTTCTCGAGGTCGGGCTCACCCTGTCCCTGCCGGCGATTGGCACCGTTTCCCTCTCGCCGCAGTCGTACTTCGGAATCTTGCTCGGAATCGAGATGCTCGTCGCCCTCCTGACGATGCTGCCGGCCGCCAAGGCGGCCGAGCGGATCGGTCTCAAGCCCGTCGTCGCGCTCGGTTTCGCCGTCTACGCGATCTTCCCGATCATGTTGATCAACGCACCCGCCGACGCAGCCGTCCTCGCTGGCCTCTTCGCTTTCTCCGGGCTGCGATTCGCGGGCTTGCCGGCGCATAAGGCGCTGATCGTCGGCCCCGCTGAGACGGGCGCTGGCGGCCGAGTGACGGGGGCGTACTACCTCCTGCGGAACCTGATTGTGATCCCGAGTGCCGCGCTCGGCGGATTGCTTTGGGAGGGGGTTACGAATCCGTTGACCGACACTCAGGTGTTCACCGGCGATCCGACGGTCGCGTTCGGTCTCGCGACCGCGATCGGACTGGTCGGGACGGCCTATTTCGTGGTGTTCGGTGAGGAGTTCGCGGCGTATCGATAA
- a CDS encoding nickel-binding protein yields MSEQDLIDFGIWREMDEDLSTEEAKQEALAASQRAIAELSEEDVEVEWVRTDVLEDTDGDTDCAYCHYRAPSEEAIAEHSERAGLPVTELTRLDDQFDRNDLE; encoded by the coding sequence ATGTCAGAACAAGACCTGATCGACTTCGGAATCTGGCGCGAGATGGACGAAGACCTCTCCACCGAGGAAGCGAAACAGGAGGCGCTCGCGGCGTCTCAGCGGGCGATCGCGGAACTCAGCGAGGAGGACGTCGAGGTCGAGTGGGTCCGTACCGACGTGCTGGAAGACACGGACGGCGACACTGACTGCGCGTACTGTCACTACCGCGCCCCGAGCGAGGAAGCCATCGCGGAGCACTCCGAGCGCGCGGGCCTCCCGGTGACTGAACTCACGCGCCTCGACGATCAGTTCGATCGAAACGACCTCGAATAG